Proteins from a genomic interval of Phlebotomus papatasi isolate M1 chromosome 3, Ppap_2.1, whole genome shotgun sequence:
- the LOC129807701 gene encoding ADP-ribosylation factor-like protein 2-binding protein codes for MSSSSEFEDYFDTVIGHIEDFVISDEFKKLVQNFMQTYYQEFDECEENKIEYTEIFNQYTTAIEGYIVENLEKRMNNFDMERFSEELCRRKTQLDGEIFELLFSLTDFLAFKELILDYKLYKERHLSDLDSGIQINRISTSIL; via the exons ATGTCTTCATCCTCCGAATTTGAAGACTATTTCGACACAGTTATCGGTCACATTGAAGATTTTGTGATAAGCGACGAGTTTAAG AAATTGGTGCAGAACTTTATGCAGACCTACTACCAGGAATTCGATGAATGCGAAGAGAATAAAATCGAATACACGGAGATTTTCAATCAGTACACAACAGCCATCGAGGGCTACATTGTCGAGAACCTGGAGAAGAGAATGAACAACTTCGACATGGAGAGATTCAGCGAAGAATTGTGTCGAAGGAAAACGCAATTGGACGGAGAAATCTTTGAGCTACTCTTCTCCCTGACTGACTTCCTGGCCTTCAAGGAGCTCATTCTGGACTACAAACTCTACAAGGAGCGTCACCTAAGTGACCTAGATTCTGGCATTCAAATCAATCGTATCTCGACTTCAATTCTTTAA